The stretch of DNA tctcaggagcacaaaagctgacgtttcgggcctagactcttcatcagagagggggatggggagagggttctggaataaatagggagagagtgggaggcagaccaaagatggagagaacagaagtATTCATTCAGAACATAAAGTATTCATTCAGAACCATGCTTATGTATCTTGCTTTCACACATGAGTTGCCTTTTTGGTTTCTAATTGGCattattctttccttttcttcatTGTATATTTATAAAACATTAGTGCTGTTTTTTCCAATGACGGAGAGCTTCTCCCTTATtgtgaaaatggcagaggagctgaaaacAACACCTACCATTTGAATGGGGGCTACCTATAAAAATGTGGGATATTGAGGTGTGACaatactgtgcctttaagagatgtgttctatcctgtttctcttgcagaggggTTTTGTCAGAGCGGTGCTGAGGTGTGTCTGCCCAGCAGGCAATTTGTAAATAGATTTGGGTTTCTCCCTGGGTGTTCTATTCTCAGAATGAGACAAAAGAGTCATGAGTGGGCAGGGCTGGGCTCAGACAGACTCTGAGgacatttgttttgctttcagTGGGTATTTTTGTTAGCTGCTGGAGCAGATAACTAGAGTTCTGTCTGCTGCTAGACTGAAGACTCAGACAGGGCATTGTCCGCTTAGAAATCAGAAGGAGCAGattgtttatttcagtgtttCTTCCTACTGACCTGGACAGAGGGAGCATGTGAGAATCATAATTGTATTGCTGCATTGCATTTTTTCCgtaggatgtgtttatgggatgctgtctATATTCGAACAGTTGATGATTAAGTGGTTAAATAGTACATTGCCCTTTCAAGTATGTGAATAAAGTCATTATACAGATTCTTTGCTTTGCTGTATTTTAATTGtattgtaagaataaagtgtgttttgattaaaACTTAATGGAGAACCAATCAAATCATATCTCGGACGAAGCACCTTACCCTTGCcttcaaaacaaattaaaagcTAGGATCTAGGCTATCTCAATAAAATATTTTGGGGAAGTCTGGTCTGGTCTCTAACAGACAGTGCCATCTTATGATGAAGGGTTGGACCATTTAGTTTTTGCCCATTGTACTGTATGGAAGGATgagtggtgatcttattgaaacatatgaaatgcAGAGGGGATTAACTGGGTGGACACAGAGAGGCTGTTTCCCCTATGAGGGGGAATGAGGACTAAATTCTCTATGCTTTACATCAATCCTGAAGAACAAGGTCATTAAAAATagatgaaaaatgaaaagaacaagTCCAGTGGAATCATTGGACACCCAAAGAAATGCAGTCAGTATTTCTGACTGAGTGAACCATGTTGTGGTTTTTAAAAATGGAACTTTATTTTTAAGTTTGTTATATATGGATGTGGCCATTAGCTCCTCCTCCTTACAGTTTCACCACTGGCTATAAGCTGCTATTGGGGTCAGGAGGCAGAAACCTTGCAGATCTAACATTAAGGCCAAGAACGCATAGCTGACAGTTAGTACACAGATGTGTGTAACTCTCAGTTGAAGTGATTTGGTCCAGGGTGTAAACAAACAATAATCATACCATCATTGGTCCATTTAATGGAGTCAAAGTGTGAGAAAACACTGGGTACCCCATTGCGGAGTGGGTCAATCAAAAAGTCATCTGGTGTAAACACAAACTTTGAGTTGATTTTAAAGGACATTAGCACATAAAGCTGTAATGAGAGGTTATAGGTCAAGGAAAGCACCACAACTGTAAACAATTTTCAGAAAACAGAGATATTCATAATGCCTTTCAAACTGATACCATTGCTATATATTGCTTACAGAGAATTAGGGATTTTATGACATAGGATTTAGCAGGCGTAGGCCAAGGCTTTGTCATATGTCTTTATATTTAACAGCAGATAATTGATTCATATTTATCCTGTGCTACCCTAAGACTACTGTTGATATGTGTAAGATATACAGTTCTATTGATCCAGTGCAACTGTACGATATAAACATAAAAGATCATTTAAGACAAACATAATCTTTGCTGAGGCACTTATACACATGCAACTTCCAGTAAACACTTCCACAGGATTTGACGATTAGGTTCAATATTTGTAATGAGTCCTGTCTGCTCAAGCAGACGTGTTAAGCTGGGCATCTTTATCTAGTGGCAGCATGAGGAATCTCTTAGACTTGTCCCCTGTGCCCATGTTGCATTCAGTCATCCAGATGCTGCTCCTCCCAGGTTGATGTGGGGATGGCACTGTATGGGTCCATGATCACTTTGGCACAGCGGATAATCATCATAATCAGGAAGAGGCACAGGAGAACAAAGCAGGCCAATGTCAAACCTTTGTCCACATCAACGTACATTGGTTCAGGTGTGGCATTCTCCATTGCTTTCGACTTTCTTCATCAGCTTCTGTCATCACTGCCACCATCCTGAAATTCCTGACAATAAAAATTGCACATTATCTTTTAACAATCCTGAATAAAAAACAAAGGCGTGCTTTTATTTTGCATATTTCATGATCTTGGGAAATCCTAAAGTTAATGAAGTAATTCTCTTTttaaatagagtcatagaccATGGaaacaaccagtccatgctgacaataATCCCAGACTAATCTAGTTCCACCTGTCTTcatttagcctatatccctccaaacatttctaattcatgtacttatccaaatgtcttttaaatgttccaagTGTACCCACATTCAGTTCTTCCTCTGGAAGttgattccacacacaaatcagtcactgtgtaaaaaatttgcccctcatgtcttttgtaaatctttgctctctcaccttaaacatatgtcccccagtcttgaaatatcgcaccctagggaaaagacacctgccattcatcttatctgtacCTGTTACAGTTTAAgaaagctctataaggtcaccccttccAACCAGCTACGCTCCAGCGAAAACAGTCCCATCCTaaccagcctcttcttataattaaaacactccattcccagcaacatccttgtaaatctcttctgaaccctctccagcgtAATCTTATCTTTTGTACTTTTGCAATGTATCAAACACAGGAATCAACTTGGcaattctttggaattctctgctctaGAGGATTGTAGAAGCTTAGTAATTAAGTCCAGGACAAAGTTTAACTGATAGTTTTCCAGTTACTTATGATGTCAAGAAGACCAGGGATAGTGTGGGAATATGACATTGTGGTAGATGATCAGCATTTATCTAGATTAGCAGTGCATGCTACAAGGGTTGAATGGTGTACTTCTGCTCCAATATTCCTGTACAGTTATCTTGTCTTTATCTCACTGCTGTTTCTTGGAGCTGATGGTGCATAAACCTGTTACTTCAAATAATATTTGTGCCTTGTTTTGGAAATTGGTATGCTCTTAGTATTCAATATTCAGTGCTCCCTGTATGGCATGAATTCTCATTTAACCATGTTACAGTAGTGACTAGCCTCCTGCCTGCATAAACaatctgttcttctgatgctgcctgatctgctgtgttcctccagctccacactgtgttgactgaTGTCATGACTAGTTGTCTCATGGCCATTGATCAAGAGGATCCAGACAATTAACAGACAATGTTGGTTACCTGCCCCTAGAAGTACGAGATATCAGCAAGTGCTCATGGGAAGAGACTTTCCACATGAGCTCTTCTCATCAGGTGGTCTTCAGAGACCTGTCTTCTCCAGATGGTGATGGACCAGAAGAAGAGGAGAAATACCAACAGAAGAGTTCCCTAACACTGCATCTGGAGAACATGTTGTTGCCCCCACAACTTTAGTGAGATCAACAACTTCTGTACCAATAGTTTGTTTGCCCTTTAATATCAGTGGACCATAGCCAATTGTCACAGTCATATCCTTTTCTTTGTCTAATTAATAAATGCACTAtatctaaactgctgcttcttaacaaactcaataaataaacaaaaattctCCACAAATTGTTGAATGTCTAGCAGTGATTAAAGGCCCCCTAAAAATCAACAGATGATTCCACACCAAAAGAATTGTTATTAATTGAACCTAGCAATGGGTTCCTAGTTTATGTTACTTTGTCTTTCTCATCACAGAAAGAGGACCAGTGAGTGTGTCTTACCAACAGCAAGTCCCAGTATCATTTGTGACTGCTGCGTCTTTCTTGCAGGCATTAATGTTATTTCCCCAGCTCAATGGTAATAAGAAGGAAGATGGCCTTAAACTAGTGTGCAGATTGCATCACAGGGTGAGACAGAACCCTCCATGGAGGTTGGAACCTGGTTGGCTTCTTCCTTTAGCTGCAGGAAGTCTACACTTCTCACAACATGGAAGGCCACCGTCTCAAAACATCTTTTTGAATGTTCATTTCTCCTTCAATCAGGGATTAAGATAGAGACCATACTGATTTCCAAAATATGACACCTTGTTGGTTGTACTCAGAGAGGGAAGAAAGATAGGCATGTTCATGCATTGTGTGCTGCTGCTAAATTTAGCCAATTATTATAATTAAAGGAATTATCTTTTCCAGTACAGATCCTGCATTACAGTCCATCCCCAAGTTCAGGACTAGGTAGAGGGTAATGAATGTATGTGGCTATTGATGACTTCCACTAAAGACGTAGTAGCAAAATCTACAGTGTTTTACACAAGGGCAGCTCGCTTTCATTGTTTTCCCTGTTGCATTAGTAGGCTCATCTGGAGAAGATTGAGTTTTCATTATCATTTGGCAAGCAGTCAAAGTCAATTAGTTATCAGTGCTTCAGTAATCCTTTCTACTCCAAACAAAATTTCAGAAGACAAAGCTCAAAGGGATTTATCCAAACACTTAGAGTTGGAGGTAACTCtataattacatttaaatgaAGCACTGAATTTCTAGGGAAAAGGTTTGGGATATGTTTTATTGCATTCTTCGAAGCAGATTTGTTGTGATCTCAAACCAATTTAATCAATCAAATCCAGTGTCTGTTGAAAGAGCCAAGTGAATTATATTTTACAAAGACTGTAGGCATCATCATTTGAAGTACTGGGTTGAAATTTACATCCAGTATTTGATTCCTGTGGTTGGTTGCTGCTGGTTACCTGGATTCATCACTGATTTGATTCTATTCATAAAGATAAAATACTTCCTACTCTAAAAGGAGTTTAACTCTAAATGGAATGGAAGTTGCCTTAAGCCAACATACCTTATACGTCTGAAATGAGATTACTATGGTGCTCTCCAAAGGAGAATTAGGAAACGTTCATTGTATTCTAGATGGTCTTCGAACTGTTGATAATTATTCTGACTCAGACTGTCAAGTGATATACACTACCCCTGTCACTTGTACATAGTGGTACTTGAGGGGAAGCCACAGTGTCAGAAAtgtaatcttctggatgagctaTTAAATCAAGGAACTGCTTTTGTTCCCAGTGGATGTGAAATATCCAATGCTACTATTAGAATAACAGCTACAGAATCAATATTCATCCCTCGACAGATATTACTAAAATAACTGAATACAAGGTGACCAGGTTTGGAAAATGTGGCCGGATGCACAGTTATTCAAATGGACACATGGAATGGAAACAGGAGGAGGAGAATCCCTGGTAATATAGCATGACAAAAAGACAGGAATAAAATAGGAACTTGGTTCAGTGGGTGGAAAATAAGAATAACAAGGGCCAGAAATTGCTGGTATGTGCAGTTTATAAGCCCCTCAGCAGTTATTACTCTACTAAACagagcattaagcaagaaataATCAGAGATTGTAACAAGTGCAATGTAATGATCATGGTATTTCTAATCTTCTTATAGAATTGAAAAACTAAATTGGCAAATGTAGACAGAAAGATGAATTTTGCAACTACTACCAGAACAATACAGATGTGTTATAAAACCAACTAAGGGCAAAGTTATTTTAGATCTAGTATTGCACAGTAAGGCTGTACTGGGAAAAATAATATCATATTGGAATTAAATGCCATATTAAGTTTGAGAGTAACACACTCTTATCCCAAACCAAATTCTTCAACCTAACCAAAGCTAATTAAATAGGCATGATGCAAGAGCTAGCCAAGGTTGAATGATTAGGAAGACTGAAATGTATGACCAGAAATAATCAGTGCAAAATGTGTAAAGAAATTATGCAAAATATGTTTAACAAAAATATGTcccattaaaaattaaaaaaatagCTCAATGTGAAAAGTGCAGCGGTTCCTTATTGGCAAAGAAATAGAGGCTAATCATATTGTGAAGAACAGTAGTAAGCCTAGGGACAGGGAGTTTTAGGAATCAGCAAAGGGTGATCAAAATGTTACTAGAAGGGTAACACAGAAGAAGACGGTGCATGAGACAGGAAtataaaaattgattttaaaagctTTTATAAGAGAAGGAAGAGAGTAGCTGAAGGAGATATTCGCTTATTAGAGGCAAAGACAGGATAAATTATTATGAAAAATTAGGAAACAGTAAAAAAGTTGGACAAAAGGATGacaatggtggctcagtgtttaccactactgcctcacaataccaggaATCAGGTTccattccagtcttgggtgactgtatggagtttaaACGCTCTGTCTGCAaggatttcctccaggtggtccagtctcctgccacagtccaagtatgtgcaggttagatagatttgccttgctatattgcccatagtatccaggaatgtgtatgtagggtggattagccatgggaaatgcagggtgatggGTAGTGGTAgggagtgggtctgagtgggatgctgttcagagggctgaatggcctgcttcaacactgtagggttctatgattctatgtaatATTTTGCATGTGTTTTGAGAGTGGAAGGAAGTCAAAGGGCTAATAAGACTGAAGAAATTAAAGTAATTAATACCAACAGAGACAATATATTCAAGAAGCTTAAGGGATTAAAATTTGACAAATTTCCAGATCTGATAGCCTAACAGAACTaaatgattttccaaaattgctCAGATTCCAGAAAAAGTCCCAGAGCTGGAGGTTAGCAAACATAACTCTACTAttcaagaaaggctggaaaaagaaaaaggaactgGAGGCCAAAAAGTTGGCCATTGGGAGAGTGCTGGAATCTATCAATAAGGATGTCTTCACAGAGCAGTTAGATAACCATGATTAGACAGCATCACTAtaactagagtcatagagtcaaacagcctGGAAACAACGTTTGGTCCAACTAGCCCACGCCAAACTAAATGTTCCAAAACTAAAtgtcccacttgcttgcatttggtccaaTTGGCCTATATTTCTCATATATGGGTCAAATTTCTCacaaacttatccaaatgccttccAAACGAAACTGTACCTGtgtccaccatttcctctggcagttcattctacacgctAACCATTCTCCGTtcaaaaaagttgtccctcatgcgCTTTTTaaattctcctctcaccttaaaaatttgaaatattatttGTTACAGCTGCTCTTAATATTCAAGTTGTTACCCAGGCTGTGGTGAAGTTATTAAAGGTCAGCCCGAAGTTTTCAGAGTTCTCCTTTTACTGAAACAACATCTCAAAAACTATCAGAAATCAAACTTGTCAACAAGATCAGAGCTAATCTGAATATTCTTAACTACAAAATCTCAGATGTAAATCAATTAAACTACAATTCCAGAAGGAACGAAACTTCACACAATTTATTATGGGGCAGTGCTTGCCATTTAGCCCATGGTGCCTGCATCGGCTCTCTGACAATTTAAGTATGTGTCAAACCTTTGCATTTTCCCTATAAACCTGAATATTGTTTCTATCATCCCTCTTGGATGCCTGAGTTAATATTTAACACAGAAGCAATCACAAAGTAGAATACTAAACAAGGTTGGTATGCAGCTGCTATATCCTTAAGAACACAAGAAGTAAGAACAGGAACTACACCTTGATCCGATCCCACCAAGCAAAACAATTATCATTGATCGTTGAGTCATACTGtacagtacagggcctttggcccattgCATTTGGACTGACTAAACTACTTGCAACCTACACTAATCTCAcattccagcatttggcccattgccttgaatgttatgacgttTCAAGTGCTTGTCAAAttaccttttaaaggttgtaagatttcccacctcaactatccTGCCTGtcagtgcattctagattcctATTAATCCTCCCAAAGCCTCCTgccttaccttaaaattatgcccatcATTATTGACCTGTTATTGATCTTCTGCTTCAATACTCCCACATAGTCCCCATTTCCCTTGAATCTCCAAAAGATCATAAATTTTCcaaatcagccttgaatatattcagtaatGAACCATTTCCATCCTCTGAGGGCCAGAAATCCAAACATTTATaagcctctgagtgaagaaaattATCCTTATCTTCATGGTAAATAGAACCCTACaagtgcagaagaggccattcggcccatcatatctgcaccgAAGAGCAAATCACGTAG from Stegostoma tigrinum isolate sSteTig4 chromosome 33, sSteTig4.hap1, whole genome shotgun sequence encodes:
- the LOC125467317 gene encoding cortexin domain-containing 1 protein, which gives rise to MENATPEPMYVDVDKGLTLACFVLLCLFLIMMIIRCAKVIMDPYSAIPTSTWEEQHLDD